From Candidatus Hydrogenedens sp.:
GAAGAATAATTTTTACCTGATATAATAAAGGATTAAATAGATATTTATGGGTAAAGGTGACCGTAGAACGAAACGCGGTAAGATTTGGCGTGGCTCTTATGGAAAGACGCGTCCAAAGAAAGTGAGTAAAAAGACAGACAAATAATACGAAGTTGAAATCGTATTTTTGTTTTTGATATACTATTTTG
This genomic window contains:
- a CDS encoding 30S ribosomal protein THX, which gives rise to MGKGDRRTKRGKIWRGSYGKTRPKKVSKKTDK